The following are encoded together in the Panthera leo isolate Ple1 chromosome B4, P.leo_Ple1_pat1.1, whole genome shotgun sequence genome:
- the CLEC7A gene encoding C-type lectin domain family 7 member A isoform X3, whose translation MEYRSEVENLDEDGYTRLDFSSQGVTGRHVVLEKGTCATSPYWRPIAVTLGILCLVILVAAVVLGTTGVFSNSCPPNWIIHENNCYLFRTSLASWNSSKKQCSQLHSNLLKIDSEKELEFIMKQASSQPDNSFWIGLSRHHTEGPWLWEDGSRFSSDLFQIRSTEIQENSSHDCVWIHLSIIYDQLCSLPSYSICEKKLSIK comes from the exons ATGGAATACCGTTCTGAGGTAGAAAATTTGGATGAAGATGGTTATACTCGTTTAGACTTCAGCTCTCAAGGCGTCACTGGGAGACATGTGGTCTTAGAGaaag GAACTTGTGCTACGTCTCCTTATTGGCGTCCCATTGCCGTGACCTTGGGAATCCTATGCTTGGTAATACTGGTGGCAGCTGTGGTCCTGGGTACCACGG GAGTTTTTTCCAACTCTTGTCCTCCTAACTGGATCATACATGAGAACAACTGTTACCTATTTAGGACATCATTAGCTTCTTGGAATAGCAGTAAAAAACAATGCTCTCAACTGCACTCTAATCTCCTGAAGATAGACAGTGAAAAAGAACTG GAATTCATAATGAAGCAAGCGTCTTCTCAACCTGATAATTCATTTTGGATAGGGCTTTCTCGCCATCATACTGAAGGACCATGGCTCTGGGAGGACGGCTCAAGATTCTCTTCTGACTT GTTTCAGATCAGAAGCACAGAAATTCAAGAAAACTCATCTCACGATTGCGTGTGGATTCACCTATCAATAATTTATGACCAACTTTGTAGTTTGCCTTCATACAGTATTTGTGAGAAGAAGTTGTCAATAAAATGA
- the CLEC7A gene encoding C-type lectin domain family 7 member A isoform X2 translates to MEYRSEVENLDEDGYTRLDFSSQGVTGRHVVLEKGTCATSPYWRPIAVTLGILCLVILVAAVVLGTTAIWRPNSESNPLKNDNFPSRNKENYSQPTQSSLEDSVAPTKALTTTGVFSNSCPPNWIIHENNCYLFRTSLASWNSSKKQCSQLHSNLLKIDSEKELEFIMKQASSQPDNSFWIGLSRHHTEGPWLWEDGSRFSSDLSQLKLKSVKD, encoded by the exons ATGGAATACCGTTCTGAGGTAGAAAATTTGGATGAAGATGGTTATACTCGTTTAGACTTCAGCTCTCAAGGCGTCACTGGGAGACATGTGGTCTTAGAGaaag GAACTTGTGCTACGTCTCCTTATTGGCGTCCCATTGCCGTGACCTTGGGAATCCTATGCTTGGTAATACTGGTGGCAGCTGTGGTCCTGGGTACCACGG CTATTTGGAGACCCAATTCAGAGAGCAACCCATTGAAGAATGACAACTTTCCatcaagaaataaagagaactaCAGTCAACCCACACAATCATCTTTAGAAGACAGTGTGGCTCCTACCAAGGCTCTCACAACCACAG GAGTTTTTTCCAACTCTTGTCCTCCTAACTGGATCATACATGAGAACAACTGTTACCTATTTAGGACATCATTAGCTTCTTGGAATAGCAGTAAAAAACAATGCTCTCAACTGCACTCTAATCTCCTGAAGATAGACAGTGAAAAAGAACTG GAATTCATAATGAAGCAAGCGTCTTCTCAACCTGATAATTCATTTTGGATAGGGCTTTCTCGCCATCATACTGAAGGACCATGGCTCTGGGAGGACGGCTCAAGATTCTCTTCTGACTT GTCTCAGCTGAAGTTGAAGTCTGTCAAGGATTAG
- the CLEC7A gene encoding C-type lectin domain family 7 member A isoform X1: protein MEYRSEVENLDEDGYTRLDFSSQGVTGRHVVLEKGTCATSPYWRPIAVTLGILCLVILVAAVVLGTTAIWRPNSESNPLKNDNFPSRNKENYSQPTQSSLEDSVAPTKALTTTGVFSNSCPPNWIIHENNCYLFRTSLASWNSSKKQCSQLHSNLLKIDSEKELEFIMKQASSQPDNSFWIGLSRHHTEGPWLWEDGSRFSSDLFQIRSTEIQENSSHDCVWIHLSIIYDQLCSLPSYSICEKKLSIK, encoded by the exons ATGGAATACCGTTCTGAGGTAGAAAATTTGGATGAAGATGGTTATACTCGTTTAGACTTCAGCTCTCAAGGCGTCACTGGGAGACATGTGGTCTTAGAGaaag GAACTTGTGCTACGTCTCCTTATTGGCGTCCCATTGCCGTGACCTTGGGAATCCTATGCTTGGTAATACTGGTGGCAGCTGTGGTCCTGGGTACCACGG CTATTTGGAGACCCAATTCAGAGAGCAACCCATTGAAGAATGACAACTTTCCatcaagaaataaagagaactaCAGTCAACCCACACAATCATCTTTAGAAGACAGTGTGGCTCCTACCAAGGCTCTCACAACCACAG GAGTTTTTTCCAACTCTTGTCCTCCTAACTGGATCATACATGAGAACAACTGTTACCTATTTAGGACATCATTAGCTTCTTGGAATAGCAGTAAAAAACAATGCTCTCAACTGCACTCTAATCTCCTGAAGATAGACAGTGAAAAAGAACTG GAATTCATAATGAAGCAAGCGTCTTCTCAACCTGATAATTCATTTTGGATAGGGCTTTCTCGCCATCATACTGAAGGACCATGGCTCTGGGAGGACGGCTCAAGATTCTCTTCTGACTT GTTTCAGATCAGAAGCACAGAAATTCAAGAAAACTCATCTCACGATTGCGTGTGGATTCACCTATCAATAATTTATGACCAACTTTGTAGTTTGCCTTCATACAGTATTTGTGAGAAGAAGTTGTCAATAAAATGA
- the CLEC7A gene encoding C-type lectin domain family 7 member A isoform X4, whose amino-acid sequence MEYRSEVENLDEDGYTRLDFSSQGVTGRHVVLEKGTCATSPYWRPIAVTLGILCLVILVAAVVLGTTAIWRPNSESNPLKNDNFPSRNKENYSQPTQSSLEDSVAPTKALTTTGVFSNSCPPNWIIHENNCYLFRTSLASWNSSKKQCSQLHSNLLKIDSEKELVSDQKHRNSRKLISRLRVDSPINNL is encoded by the exons ATGGAATACCGTTCTGAGGTAGAAAATTTGGATGAAGATGGTTATACTCGTTTAGACTTCAGCTCTCAAGGCGTCACTGGGAGACATGTGGTCTTAGAGaaag GAACTTGTGCTACGTCTCCTTATTGGCGTCCCATTGCCGTGACCTTGGGAATCCTATGCTTGGTAATACTGGTGGCAGCTGTGGTCCTGGGTACCACGG CTATTTGGAGACCCAATTCAGAGAGCAACCCATTGAAGAATGACAACTTTCCatcaagaaataaagagaactaCAGTCAACCCACACAATCATCTTTAGAAGACAGTGTGGCTCCTACCAAGGCTCTCACAACCACAG GAGTTTTTTCCAACTCTTGTCCTCCTAACTGGATCATACATGAGAACAACTGTTACCTATTTAGGACATCATTAGCTTCTTGGAATAGCAGTAAAAAACAATGCTCTCAACTGCACTCTAATCTCCTGAAGATAGACAGTGAAAAAGAACTG GTTTCAGATCAGAAGCACAGAAATTCAAGAAAACTCATCTCACGATTGCGTGTGGATTCACCTATCAATAATTTATGA
- the CLEC7A gene encoding C-type lectin domain family 7 member A isoform X5 produces the protein MEYRSEVENLDEDGYTRLDFSSQGVTGRHVVLEKGTCATSPYWRPIAVTLGILCLVILVAAVVLGTTGVFSNSCPPNWIIHENNCYLFRTSLASWNSSKKQCSQLHSNLLKIDSEKELVSDQKHRNSRKLISRLRVDSPINNL, from the exons ATGGAATACCGTTCTGAGGTAGAAAATTTGGATGAAGATGGTTATACTCGTTTAGACTTCAGCTCTCAAGGCGTCACTGGGAGACATGTGGTCTTAGAGaaag GAACTTGTGCTACGTCTCCTTATTGGCGTCCCATTGCCGTGACCTTGGGAATCCTATGCTTGGTAATACTGGTGGCAGCTGTGGTCCTGGGTACCACGG GAGTTTTTTCCAACTCTTGTCCTCCTAACTGGATCATACATGAGAACAACTGTTACCTATTTAGGACATCATTAGCTTCTTGGAATAGCAGTAAAAAACAATGCTCTCAACTGCACTCTAATCTCCTGAAGATAGACAGTGAAAAAGAACTG GTTTCAGATCAGAAGCACAGAAATTCAAGAAAACTCATCTCACGATTGCGTGTGGATTCACCTATCAATAATTTATGA